From the Acidobacteriota bacterium genome, the window AAATGGGCCAAGGAACTGGATTATCGCTTGATGAAAGAGTTGTGGGCCTATACGGACAACCGCATCTCGGTGCGCTTTGAATATGAATGGCACGATGCGGCAGGCCAATGGTTCCGCACGCATGGCAACGAGCATTGGGAATTTGATGACGAAGGCTTGCTATGCCGCCGGGATATGAGCGCCAATGACTATCCGATTGAAGAGTTACAAAGGCGTTATCGCGCCTGACGTAACGCCATTCCAATCGTTGTCATTGATGCGGCTTCATACTCCGCCTTTGATAAAAGGCCGCCGCTTTCGCCCGATTCCCGCAGATCGCCATGCTGCACCACCGCCGACAGTGATTCTTCGTCACATCATAGAAGTAGATCAGGCACTCAGGGGTTTCGCACTTTCTGAGGTAAGCAGGGTTGCCGTAGCAGAGCAGGTCGGCGGCGGCTTCGGCAATCGGCGCAAGCAACCGTCCGGGTTCGCTGAAGCCGGCGTGGAAGTGTTTCTCGAAGCCGTTCTCGGTTCGCACGACTTCAACGTAGCCGTTCTCTTCTTTCAAGATCAGGTTGACCGTCTCGAGCGCCGCGGGTTTGATGGTCGCGCCCTGCGCCGTGTCAATGATTACCTCGCGCAGTACCTCCCGGAACTTCAGCGCGCGTTTGAAAACCTGCGCCGCCTTCGGTCTGTCACTCCACTCTAGGAGCAATTCTTTGGCTTGCGATAAGTCCAGCAACTCAGTCCTCACCGCCCAGGCGATCAAATCCTCGAACGATTCCAGCAACTCCTTCGGCGCACCATTTTCGCGGATCCGGGTGTTGACAAAATCAATGCTCAGATTGTTCCCGACTAGATAGAACTTCGACGTATCAAGCTGTTGCGCCATTTTCAGACCTCCTGCTCAAATCCATTCAAATTCCTCGACATATTCAATGTCCCCACGCCTCCCTAGTATTTCCCCCGCCCTGAGAAAGGAAAAATCGAGGAGCACGGAATAATACTTAACCGGTAAAGCATTGTATAGATGGTTAGACGATTTCGGGCTTGTGAGACAAGCCAAAGAGAGGTTGACAGACAAAACGAGGAGAGGTTTCAGGATGAAAAGATTTACGGGAAAGGTAGCGGTCATTACGGGTGGCAACAGCGGCATCGGGCTGGCGACCGCCAAAGCGTTTGCCGCCGAGGGCGCGAAGGTCGTCATTTCGGGGCGCGATGAGCAAACGCTTGCTGCCGCGAAACAAGAGATCGGCGGTGATGTTTTGACCGTGCGGGCCGATGTCACGAAGCTGGGTGATCTGGACAGGCTCTTCAGCGAAACACGAGGCCGATTCGGCGGGATTGACGCGCTCTTCGTCAATGCCGGCGTCGCTAAATTCGCGCCGCTCGCCGAAACGACGGAAGGGCTTTTTGATGAAACAATCGCCACCAATCTCAAAGGCGCATTTTTCACGGTGCAAAAAGCCTTGCCGCTGTTGAACGACAACGCTTCCATCATCGTCAACACAACGACCGCACACACGCTGGGACTGCCCTCGACGAGCGTTTACGCGGCGAGCAAAGCCGCGTTGCGCTCGCTGGCGCGGACGCTTTCCGCCGAGCTTGTCGGGCATGGTATCCGCGTCAACGCAGTCGCGCCGGGGCCGATTGAAACACCGATCTACGGGCGTTTGGGGCTGCCTGCTGACGCGGTGCAAGAGATGGCGGCGGGCATTCTGGGCCGCGTTCCGATGCGCCGTTTTGGCAGCGTGGAAGACGTCGCCAACGCCGTGTTGTTTCTCGCCTCGCCTGAATCGAATTATGTGCTTGGTGTGGAGATCGCGGTGGACGGCGGGATGAGTCAACTTTGATCCGGATCATTTGAAA encodes:
- a CDS encoding nuclear transport factor 2 family protein, whose protein sequence is MPAPIIKPPFTLESARAKVQAAEDAWNSRDPERVALAYTPDSEWRNRTEFFSGRAAIREFLRRKWAKELDYRLMKELWAYTDNRISVRFEYEWHDAAGQWFRTHGNEHWEFDDEGLLCRRDMSANDYPIEELQRRYRA
- a CDS encoding ABATE domain-containing protein translates to MAQQLDTSKFYLVGNNLSIDFVNTRIRENGAPKELLESFEDLIAWAVRTELLDLSQAKELLLEWSDRPKAAQVFKRALKFREVLREVIIDTAQGATIKPAALETVNLILKEENGYVEVVRTENGFEKHFHAGFSEPGRLLAPIAEAAADLLCYGNPAYLRKCETPECLIYFYDVTKNHCRRWCSMAICGNRAKAAAFYQRRSMKPHQ
- a CDS encoding SDR family oxidoreductase, with the protein product MKRFTGKVAVITGGNSGIGLATAKAFAAEGAKVVISGRDEQTLAAAKQEIGGDVLTVRADVTKLGDLDRLFSETRGRFGGIDALFVNAGVAKFAPLAETTEGLFDETIATNLKGAFFTVQKALPLLNDNASIIVNTTTAHTLGLPSTSVYAASKAALRSLARTLSAELVGHGIRVNAVAPGPIETPIYGRLGLPADAVQEMAAGILGRVPMRRFGSVEDVANAVLFLASPESNYVLGVEIAVDGGMSQL